CCGAACCACAGCACCCCCCGACCCGGAAGGCGCCCGGAAGCCATGCGTCACCCCCTGCCCCCACCCCCGCGCGGAGCGCACCCCAGGCGAACCTAGACTCGGGGCATGCGAAGCGACCCGGTCGTCCACGTGCGCGCCCTGGTGAAGCGGTACGGCGCCAAGACCGCCGTCGACGGTCTCGACCTCGTGGCCCGCCCCGGCGTCACCGCCGTGCTCGGCCCCAACGGTGCGGGCAAGACCACCACCGTGGAGACCTGCGAGGGCTACCGCAGACCGGACTCCGGAACCGTCCGCGTGCTCGGCCTCGACCCCGTGCGCGAGGGCGCCGCCCTGCGCCCCCGCATCGGCGTGATGCTCCAGTCCGGCGGCGTCTACTCCGGCGCCCGCGCCGAGGAGATGCTGCGCCACGTGGCGAAGCTGCACGCCCACCCGCTGGACGTCGACGCGCTGATCGAGCGGCTCGGCCTCGACTCGTGCGGCCGTACGAGCTACCGCCGGCTCTCCGGCGGCCAGCAGCAGCGCCTCGCGCTCGCCATGGCCGTCGTCGGCCGCCCGGAGCTGGTCTTCCTCGACGAGCCCACCGCCGGCCTGGACCCGCAGGCCCGCCGCGCCACCTGGGACCTCGTCCGGGACCTGCGCGCCGACGGCGTCTCCGTCATCCTCACCACGCACCACATGGACGAGGCCGAGCAGCTCTCCGACGACGTGGCCATCATCGACGGCGGCCGGGTCATCGCCCAGGGCTCTCCCGAGGAGCTGTGCCGCGGCGGCGCCGAGAACACCCTGCGCTTCACCGGCCGCCCCGGCCTCGACGTGGGCTCGCTGCTCAAGGCGCTGCCCGCCGACTGCACGGCCGCGGAGCTGACGCCGGGCTCGTACCGGGTCGCCGGCAAGATCGATCCCCAGCTGCTGGCCACCGTCACCTCCTGGTGCGCGCAAGCCGGGGTGATGCCGGACCGCATCTCGGTCGAACGGCACACCCTCGAAGACGTCTTCCTGGAGCTC
The DNA window shown above is from Streptomyces sp. NBC_00670 and carries:
- a CDS encoding ABC transporter ATP-binding protein, whose protein sequence is MRSDPVVHVRALVKRYGAKTAVDGLDLVARPGVTAVLGPNGAGKTTTVETCEGYRRPDSGTVRVLGLDPVREGAALRPRIGVMLQSGGVYSGARAEEMLRHVAKLHAHPLDVDALIERLGLDSCGRTSYRRLSGGQQQRLALAMAVVGRPELVFLDEPTAGLDPQARRATWDLVRDLRADGVSVILTTHHMDEAEQLSDDVAIIDGGRVIAQGSPEELCRGGAENTLRFTGRPGLDVGSLLKALPADCTAAELTPGSYRVAGKIDPQLLATVTSWCAQAGVMPDRISVERHTLEDVFLELTGKELRS